From the genome of Acidimicrobiia bacterium:
CTGGCGTACTCCGAGGACCTCGCCTCCACCGCGGCGACCGACGCCGACGCGTTCAAGGTGCGCCTCGACAAGCTGATCGCCGCGCTTGCGGCCGATCCCAACGGTCTGGACTCCGCGCTCGTCGGCGAGGGTCGCTCGCGTTCGGGAGACGAGGTGCTCACCTGGTGGCGCGCATCACGCACTGCCACGGTCGACGCGCTGCGCGGCCACGACGCGCGCACCCGCCTGTCATGGATCGTCGGTCCGATGTCGGCGATGTCGTTCGCGACGGCGCGCTTGATGGAGACGTGGGCCCACGGCCAGGACGTCGTCGACGGCCTCGGCGTCAAACGCCCGGCAACCGCACGGCTCCGCCACATCGCCGATCTCGGCGTCCGCACCCGTCCCCACGCCTACCGAGGCCGCGGCCTCGACCTGCCAGAGGCCGACGTCCGCGTCGAGCTCGAAGCACCAGATGGCACGACGTGGGAGTGGGGCGAGTCCACCACCGACGTCGTTCGCGGCACGGCACTCGACTTCTGCTTGGTCGTCACCCAACGCAAGCACCCGAACGACACGAACCTCGACGTCATCGGCACCGTCGCACGTCAATGGATCGACATCGCGCAGGCTTTCGCCGGCCCCGTCACCGACCACCGACCTCCGGCTTCCCGCTGACTACGAAACCGGCGGGCGGCGGTTGATCCAGGGGTTTGCGGACTCGAGCTGCGCGCTCACGCGCACGAGCGTTGGTTCGTCCACCGGGCGTCCGACGATCTGCACGCCGACGGGCAGGCCGGCCTCGTCGTGCGCGAGTGGGAGGGACACCGCGGGCTGACCCGTCGTGTTCCACAGTGCGGTGAACGGGGTCAGCGCCCAGAACTTCAGGACGTCGTCGAAGCCCGCTCCGGCCATCGATCCGACCACGGGCGGCGGGCCGGCGACGGTCGGTGCCACGAACAGGTCGTAGTCATTGAAGAACGCGACGGTGCGGCGGGACATCTCCTGGAGTCCAGTCATCGACTTCACGTAGTCGGTAGCCATCACGGTGCGGCCGATCTCCACGAGCGTGCGCATCCATGGGTCGAGCGTCTCGAGCGGCGGGTACGGCTCGAGGTCGGCTCT
Proteins encoded in this window:
- a CDS encoding TIGR03084 family metal-binding protein, producing the protein MADAYAALLDDLAGEYASLDAAVGALDDAGWSTATPAEGWDVRDAIAHLAYSEDLASTAATDADAFKVRLDKLIAALAADPNGLDSALVGEGRSRSGDEVLTWWRASRTATVDALRGHDARTRLSWIVGPMSAMSFATARLMETWAHGQDVVDGLGVKRPATARLRHIADLGVRTRPHAYRGRGLDLPEADVRVELEAPDGTTWEWGESTTDVVRGTALDFCLVVTQRKHPNDTNLDVIGTVARQWIDIAQAFAGPVTDHRPPASR